Proteins encoded in a region of the Onychostoma macrolepis isolate SWU-2019 chromosome 20, ASM1243209v1, whole genome shotgun sequence genome:
- the adgrg6 gene encoding adhesion G-protein coupled receptor G6 isoform X7: MKISFISGRWWRWKFQNTLTVFLLLCCFSISVAQSCQSSVSCNVVLTDSQGSFTSPCYPNDYPPSQACKWTIQAPTGFIVQITFLDFELEEAHGCIYDRIVISTGMSDAKFCGLTPNGLTLNSSGNVMEISFNSDFSVQKKGFHISYKQVAVALRNQKVTMPKSSKNVVRVSNSVPIPVLTAFTVCFEIARTAQKSTETIFTLSDADGRSILAFEKTDRGMELFIDGSYCSVNDLLTSSDITSSMTPICLTWTKSTGLVAVYFGGHYRAKTCAASQVYTLPSGGILQLAGKGSSSVNVDDQNLDGFMYNFRLWDYAMPYSELSVLTCDAEGNVIDWDHRFWTIPGSYTQTDSTLSCICYPNCIHLKASTSGTAIATLSPGTTGCASPGLGCPATLTVTTASIATTNMIPTNATTHALTTTLSYTSTSSMPLTTTSALLTPTTSAKTTTTAPTTSPLIQSNPPPINPAAATNSPLSNRKTNEDIFYRISLVVIDEQANTPDRDATRMISEWLNRTFQNWTYRVYVESVSLQPNTVLSRATTIRQTYMALLVYKNTTDASLAEAEIENILRKDPAIGNGLILDSVTVNLMENCQAEDFPFHYRWPESRPTVTQYVPCFPYKEQNASRTCMISQYNYTSYWAFPDRGNCTNITSISVSQENAMEVAVQLADISNNELSMEEVTQVVFKVNELVNIAKINATLASTVVTIISNVMITSEAAQKESSETALKAVDKLVQKIEFDGPSLTITSKYLAVGVSALNVSNFNGTTFSAFIATNKMDPQIDFESEAQNALAVVTLPPTLLQNLSNSQRVSRINFMFFSKTGLFQHFGSFMDQQSNGMSLNSYVVASSVGNFTIKNLQDPVKIEIAHLEYQRNPKRLCVFWDFSLQNEDRTGGWNSEGCEVSPESNSNRTVCLCNHLTHFGILMDISGASAQIDEKNNRVLTFITYIGCGISAIFSAATLLTYIAFEKLRRDYPSKILMNLSTSLLFLNMVFLLDGWLASYDIEGLCVTVAVFLHFFLLTSFTWMGLESIHMYIALVKVFNTYIRRYILKFCLVGWGVPASIVGIVLAVGKNSYGKNYYGKGENGQGTEFCWIHSPVVFYVTCVGYFSMIFLMNVAMFIVVMIQICGRNGKRSNRTLREEILRNLRSVVSLTFLLGMTWGFAFFAWGPVSLAFMYLFSILNSLQGLFIFVFHCALKENVQKQWRRYLCCGKFRLADNSDWSKTATNNTKKVSSDNLGKSLSSSSFGSTTANWTSKAKATLNPFARHSNTDSTLQ; encoded by the exons ATGAA GATTTCGTTCATCAGTGGTAGGTGGTGGAGATGGAAGTTCCAGAATACTCTCACAGTTTTCCTGCTGCTGTGCTGCTTTTCCATCTCAG TAGCACAGAGCTGCCAGAGTAGCGTCAGCTGCAATGTGGTGCTCACCGACTCCCAGGGCTCTTTTACCTCCCCCTGCTACCCCAATGACTACCCACCCAGTCAGGCCTGCAAGTGGACCATACAGGCCCCGACCGGCTTTATAGTGCAGATCACCTTCCTAGATTTTGAGCTCGAGGAAGCGCACGGCTGCATCTATGACCGCATCGTCATCAGCACTGGCATGAGCGATGCCAAATTTTGCGGCTTAACACCCAATGGACTAACTCTCAACTCCAGTGGCAATGTGATGGAGATTTCCTTTAACTCAGACTTTAGTGTCCAAAAGAAAGGCTTCCATATCAGTTACAAGCAAG TGGCAGTGGCACTGAGGAACCAGAAGGTCACAATGCCAAAAAGCAGCAAGAATGTAGTGAGAGTGTCCAATTCAGTCCCCATTCCAGTTCTCACTGCGTTCACTGTGTGCTTTGAGATCGCCCGCACGGCCCAGAAAAGTACAGAGACCATCTTTACCTTGTCTGATGCTGATGGCAGATCCATTTTGGCATTTGAGAAGACAGACAGAGGCATGGAGCTGTTCATCGACGGTTCCTACTGCTCTGTAAACGACCTGCTCACCAGCTCAGACATCACATCCAGCATGACGCCCATCTGCCTCACCTGGACCAAGTCCACCGGCCTTGTGGCAGTGTACTTTGGAGGTCACTATCGAGCCAAAACCTGCGCAGCCTCTCAGGTTTACACCTTGCCGAGTGGGGGAATCCTCCAGCTTGCAGGAAAGGGGTCAAGCTCGGTCAATGTGGATGATCAGAATTTGGATGGCTTCATGTACAATTTCCGATTGTGGGATTACGCCATGCCCTACTCCGAGCTGTCTGTCCTCACCTGTGATGCCGAGGGAAACGTCATTGACTGGGATCATCGCTTCTGGACTATCCCAGGCAGTTACACGCAGACCGACAGCACTCTCAGCTGTA TCTGTTACCCAAATTGCATTCACTTAAAAGCTTCAACTAGTG GCACTGCCATAGCAACTCTTTCCCCGGGAACCACAGGTTGTGCTTCCCCTGGACTTGGCTGCCCAG CAACATTAACTGTTACCACCGCATCCATTGCCACCACTAACATGATTCCTACTAATGCAACAACCCATG CTCTTACTACTACTCTTTCATACACATCTACTTCTAGCATGCCTCTAACCACAACTTCTG CTCTACTCACACCAACTACTAGCGCTAAAACAACAACTACTg CACCAACTACATCACCTTTAATTCAATCTAACCCACCACCCATCAACCCTG CTGCTGCTACTAACTCACCTCTGTCCAACCGCAAAACCAATG AGGATATTTTCTACAGAATATCCCTAGTGGTTATTGATGAACAAGCAAACACCCCAGACAGGGATGCTACGAGGATGATATCTGAATGG CTCAATCGAACATTTCAAAACTGGACCTACAGAGTTTATGTTGAGAGTGTCAG TCTCCAACCTAACACTGTTCTCTCAAGGGCCACAACTATACG ACAAACCTACATGGCTCTTCTGGTGTATAAGAATACCACTGATGCAAGTCTGGCAGAAGCAGAGATTGAGAACATATTGAGAAAAGACCCTGCAATTGGAAATGGCTTGATATTGGACAGTGTGACCGTGAACTTAATGG AAAACTGCCAGGCCGAGGATTTCCCATTCCACTACAGATGGCCAGAGAGCAGACCCACTGTCACCCAGTATGTCCCCTGTTTCCCTTACAAAGAGCAAAACGCATCCAGGACTTG CATGATTAGCCAGTATAATTATACATCATATTGGGCCTTCCCGGACCGTGGAAACTGCACTAATATAACAAGCATTTCAGTTTCACAAG AAAATGCAATGGAAGTGGCTGTGCAGCTCGCTGACATATCCAATAATGAGCTCTCTATGGAGGAGGTGACACAGGTTGTCTTCAAGGTGAATGAGCTTGTGAACATAGCCAAAATCAACGCCACCCTGGCCAGCACTGTGGTCACTATCATCTCCAACGTCATGATCACCTCAGAGGCCGCTCAAAAGGAATCCTCAGAGAC AGCTCTCAAAGCAGTGGATAAACTTGTACAGAAGATTGAGTTTGATGGACCCTCACTAACCATCACATCCAAATATCTGGCTGTTGGAGTTTCTGCACTCAATGTCAGCAATTTTAATGGGACCACTTTCAGTGCGTTTATAGCCACAAACAAAATGGACCCTCAG ATTGATTTTGAGTCAGAAGCCCAGAATGCTTTGGCTGTGGTCACTCTACCTCCAACACTATTGCAGAACTTGAGTAATTCACAAAGAGTGTCAAGAATAAACTTCATGTTCTTCAGCAAGACAGGACTCTTTCAG CACTTTGGATCATTCATG GATCAACAAAGTAACGGCATGTCCTTGAACAGCTATGTGGTGGCTAGCAGTGTTGGCAACTTCACAATCAAAAACCTGCAGGATCCTGTCAAAATAGAGATTGCCCATCTGGAGTACCAG AGAAATCCAAAGCGTCTTTGTGTGTTTTGGGATTTCAGCCTCCAAAATGagg ATCGCACAGGGGGCTGGAACAGTGAAGGCTGCGAGGTCAGTCCGGAGTCCAACAGCAACAGGACCGTCTGCTTGTGTAATCACCTCACACACTTTGGCATTCTAATG GACATCTCTGGAGCTTCTGCACAGATAGATGAGAAGAACAACAGGGTTCTCACCTTCATTACCTACATTGGCTGTGGCATTTCAGCCATTTTTTCCGCAGCAACACTTCTCACCTACATCGCATTTGA GAAGCTGCGGCGAGACTATCCCTCTAAGATCCTGATGAATCTCAGCACATCACTGCTCTTCCTCAACATGGTGTTTCTTCTGGATGGCTGGTTGGCCTCATACGACATTGAGGGATTGTGTGTGACAGtggctgtttttctgcacttTTTCCTTCTCACTTCCTTCACCTGGATGGGCTTAGAATCCATCCACATGTACATTGCCTTGGTCAAGGTCTTCAACACCTACATACGGCGATACATCCTCAAGTTTTGCCTGGTGGGATGGG GTGTCCCTGCTTCAATTGTTGGCATTGTGTTGGCTGTGGGCAAAAATTCTTACGGAAAAAACTATTATGGAAAAGGAGAGAATGGACAGGGCACAGAATT CTGTTGGATTCATAGTCCGGTGGTATTCTACGTGACATGCGTGGGCTACTTTTCCATGATCTTCCTGATGAATGTTGCCATGTTCATCGTGGTCATGATCCAGATCTGCGGGCGTAACGGCAAGCGCAGCAACCGAACACTTCGAGAGGAGATCTTACGTAACCTGCGCAGTGTGGTCAGCCTGACTTTCTTGCTGGGCATGACCTGGGGCTTTGCTTTTTTTGCCTGGGGTCCAGTCAGCCTGGCCTTCATGTACCTCTTCTCCATTTTGAACTCTCTACAAG